The Rhodospirillaceae bacterium genome includes the window CCTTCTTAGGCGCTGCGGGGAGTTTGATTTCAGCGTCTGCGCGTTTAAGAAGTTCCGGCGTGTTTGTATCAGTAGCGGCGCCGTCTTTGACTGTAATGACCATGATGTGTTTCCTTACCCTTAAGCCGCTTCGGACTTATTATTTGCAGCGAGTTCCATAACCGCGTCGATCATTTTGACGTACCCTGTGCAACGGCAGAGATTGCCTGCCAATGCATCGCGAACTTCCAGGCGCGTCGGATCGGGGTTTTTGTTCAGTAGTGCCTTGGCCGACATGATGACCCCCGGGCCACAGAAGCCACACTGCAAGGAAGCATGGGTTTCAAAAATCTTTTGAATCGGGTCCAGGTTGTTTGGTGTGCCGAGCCCTTCGATGGAAAGGACCTCTCTACCATTCGCCTGACCGGCAAGAACCAAGCACGAATTGACCGGCTTG containing:
- a CDS encoding (2Fe-2S)-binding protein, with translation MEIKVTVNGEEKTASVPPETTLLSALREQWGMTGSKSGCEVGDCGACTVLLDGKPVNSCLVLAGQANGREVLSIEGLGTPNNLDPIQKIFETHASLQCGFCGPGVIMSAKALLNKNPDPTRLEVRDALAGNLCRCTGYVKMIDAVMELAANNKSEAA